One genomic window of Quercus robur chromosome 6, dhQueRobu3.1, whole genome shotgun sequence includes the following:
- the LOC126688956 gene encoding major allergen Pru ar 1-like, translating to MGVVTYDLEITAAIPPAKMFKAFVLDSDNLIPKILPQAIKSIETLEGNGGPGTIKQINFGEASQFKFMKHRIDSLDKENFAFGYSVIEGDALMSTLEKIANEIKFESSPDGGCICKSTSKYYTIGDIEIKEEQIKAGKEKGMGMFKAVESYLLANPDY from the exons ATGGGTGTTGTCACTTATGACTTGGAGATCACTGCTGCAATCCCCCCAGCCAAAATGTTCAAGGCCTTTGTCCTTGATTCCGACAACCTAATCCCCAAAATCCTCCCACAAGCTATTAAAAGTATTGAGACACTCGAAGGAAATGGAGGGCCCGGAACAATCAAGCAAATTAACTTTGGTGAAG CTAGCCAGTTCAAATTCATGAAGCACCGGATTGATTCATTAGACAAAGAGAATTTCGCATTTGGCTACAGTGTGATTGAAGGTGATGCTTTGATGAGCACACTCGAAAAAATTGCTAACGAGATTAAGTTCGAGTCGTCCCCAGATGGAGGATGCATTTGCAAGAGCACAAGCAAATACTACACCATTGGAGACATAGAGATCAAGGAAGAGCAAATTAAGGCTGGAAAAGAGAAGGGAATGGGAATGTTCAAGGCTGTCGAAAGCTACCTCTTGGCTAACCCTGACTATTAA